A single window of Butyricicoccus intestinisimiae DNA harbors:
- the wecB gene encoding non-hydrolyzing UDP-N-acetylglucosamine 2-epimerase — protein MKTIKVMTVFGTRPEAIKMAPLVHELERTDGVESIVCVTAQHRQMLDQVMDIFHLKADYDLDIMQPRQTLATITTKSLVGLDEVLDEAKPDIVLVHGDTSTTFAGALAAFYHKIPVGHVEAGLRTFDKYSPFPEEMNRKLTGQIAELHFAPTERNRKNLAAEGITKGVIVCGNTVVDAIHSTVNPDFVFRDDTLNQLDYENRRVILVTAHRRENYGEAMEHIMRALRRLADDFEDIDIVYPVHLSPYVRETAAKYLSGHERIHLIEPLAVDEMHNLMGRSYMVMTDSGGLQEEAPSLGKPVLVLRRETERPEAIEAGTVRLAGVEEDTIYSMACTLLRDENEYHQMAHAVNPYGDGHTSRRIVHMIRHYFGQLPDLPDEFRP, from the coding sequence ATGAAGACAATTAAGGTAATGACAGTCTTTGGCACACGGCCGGAGGCCATTAAAATGGCTCCGCTGGTGCATGAGCTGGAGCGCACGGACGGTGTAGAATCCATCGTGTGCGTCACGGCGCAGCATCGTCAGATGCTGGATCAGGTCATGGACATTTTTCATCTGAAGGCAGACTATGATCTGGACATTATGCAGCCGCGCCAGACACTGGCAACCATTACGACAAAATCGCTGGTCGGACTGGATGAGGTGCTGGATGAGGCAAAGCCGGACATCGTTTTGGTTCACGGCGATACATCAACGACGTTTGCAGGCGCACTGGCTGCGTTCTATCATAAAATTCCGGTAGGACATGTGGAAGCAGGTCTGCGCACGTTTGACAAGTATTCTCCGTTTCCGGAGGAGATGAACCGCAAGCTGACCGGTCAGATTGCCGAGCTGCACTTTGCGCCGACCGAGCGCAACCGCAAGAATCTGGCAGCAGAGGGCATTACAAAGGGTGTCATTGTGTGCGGCAACACCGTTGTCGATGCGATTCACTCGACGGTCAATCCGGATTTTGTATTCCGTGATGATACCCTCAACCAGCTGGATTATGAGAACCGCCGCGTGATTCTCGTCACGGCACATCGCCGAGAAAACTACGGCGAAGCAATGGAACATATCATGCGTGCTCTGCGCCGTCTGGCGGATGATTTTGAGGATATTGATATTGTATATCCGGTACATCTCAGTCCGTATGTGCGCGAAACTGCGGCAAAATATCTGTCCGGTCATGAACGCATTCATTTGATTGAGCCGCTTGCCGTTGATGAAATGCACAATTTGATGGGACGCAGCTACATGGTCATGACGGATTCCGGCGGACTGCAGGAGGAAGCACCGAGCCTTGGAAAGCCGGTTCTGGTTCTGCGCCGTGAGACCGAGCGTCCGGAGGCCATCGAGGCGGGTACGGTTCGTCTGGCAGGCGTGGAGGAAGATACGATTTACTCCATGGCATGCACGCTGCTGCGTGATGAGAACGAATATCATCAGATGGCGCATGCGGTCAATCCGTATGGCGACGGCCATACCTCGCGCCGCATCGTGCACATGATCCGTCATTATTTCGGTCAGCTGCCGGATTTGCCGGATGAATTCCGTCCGTAA
- a CDS encoding MraY family glycosyltransferase, translating into MDEVYQVVLKVLAAFFVTGILSFLLTPPVKRLAHRIGAIDVPKDARRMHKKPIPRLGGLAIYISFVIVSLVLGQWNMQNFTILIGSAIIVVLGIFDDRNALSAKFKFGIQLIAAAIPVVFGNLRIELITNPNLFSGELYVKFGALAIPITIIWIVAITNAVNLIDGLDGLAVGVSAIACMTMLAVSLLIGEVPIAILLAVLAGACVGFMPFNLNPASIFMGDTGSTFLGFMLATLSIQGMFKVYAIISFAVPFLILGLPIFDTAFAFTRRILSGRSPFSPDRGHVHHRLIDMGFNQKQTVAILYIISTVLGLLAVVLTTSGEYRAIVMVLVVLITCVVGGGIYLSAERRKMKLHEQKLHELNQQENEQQKIAEQTQDADDTSDRGGFDNEDN; encoded by the coding sequence ATGGATGAAGTATATCAGGTTGTGCTGAAGGTACTGGCGGCGTTTTTTGTGACAGGAATTTTGTCCTTTTTGCTGACGCCGCCGGTCAAACGACTCGCACACCGCATTGGTGCGATTGACGTGCCGAAGGATGCGCGCCGTATGCACAAAAAACCGATTCCGCGTCTGGGCGGTCTGGCAATCTACATCAGCTTTGTTATTGTCAGCTTGGTGCTCGGACAGTGGAATATGCAGAATTTTACCATTCTGATCGGTTCGGCGATCATTGTCGTTTTGGGCATTTTCGATGACAGAAACGCGCTGAGCGCCAAATTTAAGTTCGGTATTCAGCTGATTGCAGCGGCAATTCCGGTGGTATTCGGCAATTTGCGCATCGAGCTGATTACCAATCCGAATCTGTTCAGCGGAGAGCTGTATGTGAAGTTCGGTGCACTCGCGATTCCGATTACAATTATCTGGATTGTTGCCATTACCAATGCGGTCAATCTCATTGACGGCTTGGATGGCCTGGCGGTTGGCGTCTCTGCGATTGCCTGCATGACTATGCTGGCGGTATCGCTGCTGATTGGTGAGGTGCCGATTGCGATTTTGCTCGCCGTGCTGGCGGGTGCCTGTGTGGGATTTATGCCGTTCAATTTAAATCCGGCAAGCATCTTCATGGGAGACACCGGCTCGACATTTTTGGGCTTTATGCTGGCAACACTGTCCATTCAGGGCATGTTTAAGGTTTATGCCATTATTTCGTTTGCGGTTCCGTTTTTGATTTTGGGTCTGCCGATTTTTGACACGGCGTTTGCATTTACACGCCGTATTCTGTCCGGACGCAGCCCGTTTTCTCCGGATCGCGGACATGTACATCACAGACTGATTGACATGGGATTCAATCAGAAGCAGACCGTGGCGATTTTGTATATCATTTCGACGGTGTTGGGATTGCTCGCCGTTGTGCTGACAACCTCTGGTGAGTACCGTGCCATTGTGATGGTACTGGTTGTGCTGATTACCTGTGTGGTCGGCGGAGGCATCTATTTGTCTGCGGAACGCAGAAAGATGAAGCTGCACGAGCAAAAGCTGCACGAGCTCAATCAGCAGGAGAATGAACAACAAAAAATTGCAGAACAGACGCAGGATGCCGATGACACATCGGATCGCGGAGGATTTGACAATGAAGACAATTAA
- a CDS encoding phosphatase PAP2 family protein: MLQAITNLDLSILLEIQEHLRCGFSDVIFPVLSKLNNAGFIWIVITLVLLYRKKTRTAGLCMAVCLLVNLALGEGILKHLLNRARPFVVHPISQMLIALPTTSSFPSGHTSSSFAAATALLRNHKRAGMAAYVLAGLISFSRLYLYLHYPTDVLGGILLGSCVGWFVTPWVWKKLKKLKKLSIKRFRI, translated from the coding sequence ATGCTGCAAGCGATTACAAATCTCGACCTCTCTATCTTATTGGAAATACAGGAACACCTGCGGTGCGGATTTTCGGATGTCATTTTTCCTGTGCTGTCCAAGCTGAACAACGCCGGTTTTATCTGGATTGTGATTACTCTTGTCCTGTTGTACAGAAAAAAGACACGCACGGCAGGTCTTTGCATGGCTGTCTGCCTGCTGGTCAATCTGGCACTCGGCGAGGGAATTCTCAAACATCTGCTCAATCGCGCCCGCCCGTTTGTCGTACATCCCATTTCACAAATGCTGATTGCGCTGCCAACGACATCTTCCTTTCCATCCGGACATACGTCCTCTTCGTTTGCTGCGGCAACCGCTCTGCTGCGCAATCACAAACGTGCGGGCATGGCGGCGTATGTTCTCGCAGGTCTCATTTCGTTTTCCCGCCTATATCTGTATCTGCACTATCCGACAGATGTGCTCGGGGGCATCCTTCTGGGAAGCTGCGTCGGCTGGTTTGTCACGCCATGGGTATGGAAAAAGCTGAAAAAACTGAAAAAACTTTCTATCAAACGATTCCGCATATAA
- a CDS encoding MATE family efflux transporter, whose translation MQAVQNPLKTEKVSKLLRTFAIPSIIAMLVSALYNIVDQVFIGWSIGALGNAATNVAFPLTTICIAIALMFGIGGASAFNLTMGEGDAKRAAFYVGNAISMLVICGVVLCIVAHLFLTPMLRFFGSTQDILGYARTYTAITAFGFPFLILATGGGHLIRADGSPRFTMTCNLVGAIINLILDPIFIFGFHWGMAGAALATIIGQIVSAALAVRYLMHYKTVAITRQHLHPRKDCVCRIAALGAAQSFNQIAMTVVQIALNKSLTHYGAMSIYGEEIPLACAGIITKVNQIFFSVIIGLSQSVQPIASFNYGAQQYARVRKVYHLAIRCGFVISITSFVVFQLFPRQITSLFGSGDALYFEFAISYFRVFFFCTFLNCLQPIFSTFFTAIGQPVKGLFLSMTRQILFLLPLILILPLFFGIDGILYSGPIADGVAAVVSVFMIRQEMQHMRQLELHASF comes from the coding sequence TTGCAAGCAGTTCAAAATCCGCTGAAAACAGAGAAAGTCAGCAAATTATTGCGCACCTTTGCCATTCCGAGCATCATCGCCATGCTGGTCAGTGCGCTGTATAACATTGTCGATCAGGTATTTATCGGCTGGAGCATCGGCGCTCTTGGCAACGCTGCGACAAACGTTGCCTTTCCTCTGACAACCATCTGCATCGCCATCGCGCTGATGTTCGGCATCGGCGGCGCCTCTGCCTTTAATCTGACCATGGGCGAAGGAGACGCCAAGCGCGCCGCTTTCTATGTCGGCAACGCGATTTCCATGCTCGTCATCTGCGGTGTCGTGCTGTGTATTGTCGCCCATCTATTTCTGACGCCCATGCTTCGGTTTTTCGGCTCCACCCAAGACATTTTGGGCTATGCGAGAACATATACAGCGATTACAGCGTTTGGTTTTCCGTTTTTGATTTTGGCTACCGGCGGCGGACATTTGATTCGCGCAGACGGAAGCCCGCGTTTCACCATGACTTGCAATCTGGTCGGCGCAATCATCAACTTGATTCTAGACCCTATTTTTATCTTTGGTTTTCATTGGGGCATGGCAGGCGCCGCACTGGCGACCATTATAGGACAAATTGTCTCCGCTGCACTGGCGGTGCGCTATCTCATGCACTATAAAACAGTCGCTATCACCCGCCAGCATTTGCATCCTCGCAAAGATTGCGTGTGCCGCATTGCCGCGCTGGGCGCCGCGCAGAGCTTCAATCAGATTGCCATGACCGTCGTACAAATCGCCCTGAACAAGTCTCTGACGCATTACGGCGCCATGTCGATATACGGCGAAGAAATTCCGCTCGCCTGCGCCGGCATCATCACCAAGGTCAATCAGATCTTCTTCTCCGTGATTATCGGTCTTTCGCAGTCGGTACAGCCAATTGCCAGCTTCAATTATGGCGCACAGCAATATGCCCGCGTCCGCAAGGTATACCACCTTGCCATCCGCTGCGGCTTCGTGATTTCTATCACATCGTTTGTCGTATTTCAGCTGTTTCCGCGGCAGATTACCTCTCTGTTTGGCTCCGGCGATGCCTTGTATTTTGAATTCGCGATTTCGTACTTCCGCGTCTTTTTCTTCTGCACGTTTTTGAATTGTCTGCAGCCAATTTTCTCTACGTTTTTCACGGCAATTGGTCAGCCGGTCAAGGGACTGTTCTTGTCCATGACCCGACAGATTTTATTCCTGCTGCCGCTGATTTTGATTCTACCGTTATTTTTCGGCATAGACGGCATTTTATATTCCGGCCCCATTGCGGACGGTGTAGCCGCCGTTGTCAGCGTCTTTATGATTCGACAGGAAATGCAGCATATGCGGCAATTGGAGCTCCATGCTTCATTTTAA
- the ruvB gene encoding Holliday junction branch migration DNA helicase RuvB produces the protein MSIEFDDEFSERIVSTDATPADDGEFSLRPKSMEEYIGQSKAKENLAVFIEAAKRRGEPLDHVLLYGPPGLGKTTLANIIANEMGVNIRVTSGPAIEKAGDLAALLTNLSENDILFIDEIHRLDRSVEEILYPAMEDFALDIIIGKGPSARSIRLDLPRFTLIGATTRAGQMTSPLRDRFGVMLRLELYTPEELQQIVARSAKILQVDAQPEGTYEIARRSRGTPRIANRMLRRVRDFAEVQFDGVITREAADTALRALEVDELGLDAIDRRMLRSIMTTFGGGPVGLETLAATIGEEAVTLEDVYEPYLMQIGFLNRTPRGRCVTALAYDHMAIQPNMPAVPEQMRLDENPNSK, from the coding sequence ATGAGCATTGAATTTGATGATGAATTTTCCGAACGCATTGTCTCGACCGATGCGACACCGGCGGATGACGGAGAATTTTCTCTGCGTCCGAAGTCGATGGAGGAATACATCGGGCAGAGCAAAGCAAAGGAAAATCTTGCCGTCTTTATTGAGGCGGCAAAACGGCGGGGAGAACCGCTCGACCATGTCTTGCTGTATGGTCCGCCGGGTCTTGGCAAGACGACACTGGCGAACATCATTGCCAATGAGATGGGCGTCAATATCCGCGTGACCAGCGGTCCTGCCATTGAAAAGGCGGGCGATTTGGCGGCGCTGTTGACCAATCTCAGCGAAAATGATATTTTGTTTATTGATGAAATTCATCGTCTGGATCGCAGTGTAGAAGAAATTCTGTATCCGGCGATGGAAGATTTTGCATTGGATATTATTATCGGCAAGGGACCGTCGGCGCGTTCGATTCGTCTGGATTTGCCGCGGTTTACGCTGATCGGCGCGACGACACGCGCCGGACAGATGACCTCTCCGCTGCGTGACCGCTTTGGCGTGATGCTTCGACTGGAGCTGTACACGCCGGAGGAATTGCAGCAGATTGTCGCGCGGTCTGCAAAAATCCTGCAGGTTGACGCACAGCCGGAGGGCACGTATGAGATTGCGCGCCGCTCCCGCGGCACGCCGCGCATTGCCAATCGCATGCTGCGCCGCGTGCGGGACTTTGCCGAAGTACAGTTTGACGGCGTAATTACGCGGGAAGCCGCGGATACGGCGCTGCGTGCGCTGGAGGTCGATGAGCTGGGCTTGGATGCGATTGACCGCCGCATGCTGCGCAGCATTATGACGACATTTGGCGGCGGTCCGGTCGGCTTGGAGACGCTGGCGGCAACGATTGGCGAGGAAGCCGTGACGTTGGAAGATGTCTATGAACCGTATCTGATGCAGATTGGATTTTTAAACCGCACGCCGCGCGGACGCTGTGTCACAGCGCTGGCGTATGACCATATGGCGATTCAGCCGAATATGCCGGCGGTACCGGAACAGATGCGGTTGGACGAAAACCCCAATAGCAAATAA
- the ruvC gene encoding crossover junction endodeoxyribonuclease RuvC yields the protein MLILGIDPGYATVGYGLVQHERGKFTHIRHGAITTQPHVPMHLRLKEIHEDMLTLLDTFHPDAVSVEELFFNTNITTGIQVAHARGVILLACAERGITPAEYTPSQVKQSVVGYGRAEKRQVMEMTKTMLHLQRMPRPDDAADALALAICHAHTEGSQLVRQRLQKFEVDAGQGGTRKR from the coding sequence ATGCTGATACTGGGAATTGACCCGGGCTATGCCACGGTGGGCTATGGATTGGTACAGCATGAACGCGGAAAATTTACGCATATTCGGCACGGTGCGATTACAACGCAGCCGCATGTTCCGATGCATTTGCGGCTGAAAGAAATCCATGAGGATATGCTGACGCTGCTGGACACATTTCATCCGGATGCTGTTTCCGTGGAAGAATTGTTCTTTAATACGAACATTACGACCGGCATTCAGGTTGCCCATGCGCGCGGGGTTATCCTGCTGGCATGCGCAGAACGCGGCATTACGCCGGCAGAATATACGCCGTCACAGGTCAAACAATCGGTTGTCGGCTACGGCAGGGCGGAAAAGCGGCAGGTTATGGAAATGACCAAAACCATGCTGCATCTCCAGCGCATGCCGCGGCCGGACGATGCCGCAGATGCCTTGGCGCTGGCGATTTGTCATGCGCATACAGAGGGCTCGCAGCTTGTGCGGCAGCGCTTGCAGAAATTTGAAGTGGATGCCGGACAGGGCGGCACGAGAAAACGATAA
- a CDS encoding aminotransferase-like domain-containing protein, which yields MMEYKIADHIAAMKPSAIREIFKVLVDPEVIALSAGSPDSSAYPVKEMAEVGDEIFANEFVTTLGYGTTEGYTPLREQTKKRLREKYQTGTDDDDVIITTGGQQTISLFTQTMINKGDVIVCEEPSFIGALNAFRSFGAQLKGVPMDDDGMRMDLLEEVLSTTKNVKFIYVIPTFQNPSGRTMTLERRKQLLELAKKYDVLILEDNPYFELRYEGEPVATVKSMDTEGRVVYAGSYSKVLSPGMRIGFCLANKEIINRMVVCKQVSDVHTNMYFQMLVSKYLDKYDLDAHIKEICELHKIKRDAMLKALEKYVDPRVTFTHPNGGLFIWGELPKGYDGFKLCQEITKKKVACVPGNAFLTDENGVSNGFRLNFSMPSLENIEIACQRIGETVAEFLK from the coding sequence ATGATGGAATATAAAATTGCTGACCATATTGCGGCAATGAAGCCGTCCGCAATTCGTGAGATTTTCAAAGTTTTGGTAGATCCGGAAGTCATTGCACTTTCCGCAGGTTCCCCAGACTCCAGCGCGTATCCGGTAAAGGAAATGGCAGAAGTGGGCGATGAAATCTTTGCAAATGAGTTTGTCACCACGCTGGGCTACGGCACGACAGAGGGCTACACGCCGCTTCGCGAGCAGACCAAGAAGCGCCTGCGCGAGAAATATCAGACCGGCACAGATGACGACGATGTTATCATCACAACCGGCGGTCAGCAGACAATCAGCCTGTTTACCCAGACCATGATTAACAAGGGCGATGTCATTGTATGCGAGGAGCCGAGCTTTATCGGCGCACTCAATGCATTCCGCAGCTTTGGCGCACAGCTCAAGGGCGTTCCGATGGATGATGACGGCATGCGCATGGATCTGCTGGAGGAAGTGCTGTCCACGACAAAAAATGTCAAGTTTATTTACGTCATCCCTACCTTCCAGAATCCGTCTGGCCGTACTATGACACTGGAGCGCCGCAAGCAGCTGCTTGAACTGGCAAAGAAGTATGACGTACTCATTTTGGAGGACAACCCGTACTTTGAGCTGCGCTATGAGGGCGAACCGGTGGCAACCGTGAAGTCGATGGATACCGAGGGCCGCGTGGTATATGCAGGCTCGTATTCCAAGGTGCTGTCTCCGGGCATGCGTATTGGCTTCTGTCTGGCAAACAAGGAAATCATCAATCGCATGGTTGTGTGCAAGCAGGTCAGCGATGTACACACCAACATGTACTTCCAGATGCTGGTATCGAAGTATTTGGACAAGTATGATCTGGATGCACACATCAAGGAAATCTGTGAGCTGCATAAAATCAAGCGCGATGCTATGCTCAAGGCACTGGAAAAGTATGTAGACCCGCGCGTGACCTTTACGCATCCGAACGGCGGCCTGTTTATCTGGGGCGAACTGCCGAAGGGCTATGACGGCTTCAAGCTGTGCCAGGAGATTACCAAGAAGAAGGTCGCCTGTGTGCCGGGCAATGCATTCCTGACCGATGAGAACGGCGTGTCGAATGGCTTCCGTCTCAACTTCTCGATGCCGAGTCTGGAAAACATTGAAATTGCCTGCCAGCGCATTGGCGAAACCGTTGCAGAGTTCTTGAAGTAA
- a CDS encoding GNAT family N-acetyltransferase — MQYIWSEQGQLPVQAQRIRRDVFMQEQGFCDEFDAFDKKSWHVLLQTNGKTIGTARMFWEQNHVMHIGRVAVCKDARGGGNGARILQACCEKAKAVGAKRVILGAQCRAVEFYKKSGFTPYGEIFDDEGCPHQMMEKKL; from the coding sequence ATGCAGTACATATGGAGTGAACAAGGGCAATTGCCTGTACAAGCACAGCGCATTCGGCGCGATGTGTTTATGCAGGAGCAGGGCTTTTGTGATGAATTTGATGCATTCGATAAAAAAAGCTGGCATGTTTTGCTGCAAACGAATGGCAAGACCATTGGCACAGCGCGGATGTTCTGGGAGCAGAATCATGTGATGCATATTGGCCGCGTGGCTGTTTGCAAAGATGCCAGAGGCGGCGGAAACGGTGCACGCATTTTGCAGGCGTGCTGTGAAAAAGCAAAGGCAGTGGGTGCCAAGCGAGTGATTCTCGGTGCACAGTGCCGCGCAGTGGAATTTTATAAAAAGAGCGGATTTACGCCTTACGGCGAGATTTTTGACGATGAAGGCTGTCCGCACCAGATGATGGAGAAGAAATTATGA
- the ruvA gene encoding Holliday junction branch migration protein RuvA translates to MFYYLEGTVALIEKELAVIDCGGVGYACHTSQNTCASIRMGEKTRLYTYLSIRENACDLYGFAQQEELNCFKLLLGVSGVGPKAALAILGIAPPSQLALSIITEDAKFLTQAPGIGKKIAQRICLELKDKLAKEQGSLPTGGGLVMTPKAAAAGAVDAVSEAVSALVVLGYSQAEALQAMEGIQTDGTVTSEQLIRTCLKKLAAQ, encoded by the coding sequence TTGTTTTATTATTTGGAAGGAACCGTTGCTCTGATTGAAAAAGAGCTGGCTGTCATTGACTGCGGCGGTGTCGGCTATGCCTGCCACACCTCGCAGAACACCTGCGCTTCGATTCGAATGGGCGAAAAGACACGGCTGTATACCTATCTGAGCATTCGGGAAAATGCTTGTGATTTGTACGGATTTGCACAGCAGGAAGAACTCAACTGCTTCAAGCTGCTGCTCGGCGTGTCCGGTGTCGGTCCAAAAGCGGCGCTTGCCATTTTGGGCATCGCGCCGCCGAGTCAGCTGGCTCTGTCTATTATTACTGAGGACGCCAAGTTCCTGACACAGGCACCGGGCATCGGCAAAAAGATTGCGCAGCGCATTTGTCTGGAGCTGAAAGACAAGCTGGCAAAGGAGCAGGGCAGCTTGCCGACAGGCGGCGGCTTGGTGATGACACCGAAAGCTGCGGCGGCCGGCGCGGTCGATGCAGTCAGCGAGGCGGTTTCCGCGCTGGTTGTGCTGGGCTATTCGCAGGCAGAAGCGCTGCAGGCGATGGAAGGCATCCAGACAGACGGCACTGTGACATCAGAACAACTCATTCGTACCTGCCTGAAAAAATTGGCGGCACAGTAA
- a CDS encoding COG2426 family protein — protein MINTIFNFLVAHISAYGAVFIVSMIPLIELRGSVIVGTAFGLPWLNVLLLSIVGNMIPIPFILIFGKKLIAWMKTLPMLSRLTHWYEKHLLSKSDTIQKVAFVGLWLFVGIPLPGTGAWSGSVIASLLEVPPKKSFPAVLLGILTAGIIMTVASRGVVGLAHLFA, from the coding sequence ATGATCAACACTATATTCAATTTTCTCGTTGCGCACATCAGTGCATATGGTGCGGTATTCATCGTCTCCATGATTCCGCTGATTGAGTTGCGCGGCTCCGTCATCGTCGGCACAGCGTTTGGCCTGCCTTGGCTCAACGTGCTGCTGCTCAGCATTGTCGGCAATATGATTCCGATTCCGTTTATCCTGATTTTCGGAAAAAAGCTCATCGCTTGGATGAAAACGCTGCCGATGCTTTCCCGCCTGACCCACTGGTACGAAAAGCACCTGCTCAGCAAATCGGACACCATCCAGAAGGTGGCATTTGTCGGTCTGTGGCTGTTTGTCGGCATTCCGCTGCCAGGCACCGGCGCATGGTCCGGTTCCGTCATCGCGTCTCTGCTGGAAGTTCCGCCGAAAAAGTCCTTTCCTGCCGTTCTGCTCGGCATCCTGACCGCCGGCATCATTATGACCGTTGCTTCGCGCGGTGTTGTCGGTCTGGCGCATCTGTTTGCCTGA
- a CDS encoding methionine gamma-lyase family protein — protein sequence MSFLDISEEIRQLGAQAEKAVRPYFDVIDEISEYNTEKVLAAFAKNRVAEAMFAGTTGYGYDDKGRDTLDQIYADIFGTEAALVRIGFVNGTHALCCAMYSAVKTGDVVLSATGPAYDTLMNTITGDMAGSMKQYGIGYRQVEMKNGLPDVPAIAEAAKAEDVKLVFIQRSKGYGVRESLSCEQIGEVCQAVRAVNKDAVIMVDNCYGEFVEKLEPTQVSADIIAGSLIKNPGGGLAPTGGYIAGRKDLVENASFRLTAPGIGAECGCTMGQNRLLYQGLFMAPHTTAQAVKTAVFGAQVMQMMGFEVHPLPEDPRHDIIQTIAFGKPEPLCRFCEGIQAGAPVDSFVTPVPWDMPGYQDQVIMAAGAFVQGASIELSADAPMREPYVCYMQGGLTYASGKMGVLLAAQRIHAAGYGK from the coding sequence ATGAGTTTTTTAGATATTTCCGAAGAAATTCGCCAGCTCGGCGCACAGGCTGAAAAGGCGGTTCGCCCGTATTTTGACGTAATTGACGAAATCAGCGAATACAATACCGAAAAGGTGCTGGCGGCATTTGCAAAGAACCGTGTGGCAGAGGCTATGTTCGCAGGAACAACCGGTTACGGCTATGATGATAAGGGCCGCGATACGCTGGATCAAATCTATGCCGATATTTTCGGCACGGAAGCAGCACTCGTGCGCATCGGCTTTGTCAATGGCACCCATGCGCTGTGCTGCGCCATGTATTCGGCAGTCAAGACCGGTGACGTTGTGCTGTCGGCGACCGGTCCGGCATACGACACGCTGATGAACACGATTACCGGCGATATGGCTGGCAGCATGAAGCAGTATGGCATTGGATACCGTCAGGTTGAAATGAAAAACGGTCTGCCGGATGTGCCGGCGATTGCCGAAGCGGCAAAGGCAGAGGATGTCAAGCTGGTATTCATTCAGCGAAGCAAGGGATATGGCGTGCGGGAATCGCTGTCCTGTGAGCAGATCGGTGAGGTTTGTCAGGCGGTTCGCGCGGTGAATAAAGACGCCGTGATTATGGTAGACAACTGCTATGGCGAATTTGTGGAAAAGCTGGAGCCGACACAGGTGAGCGCAGATATCATTGCCGGTTCACTGATTAAGAATCCGGGCGGCGGATTGGCACCGACCGGCGGCTATATTGCCGGCAGAAAAGATTTGGTAGAAAATGCTTCGTTCCGTCTGACGGCGCCGGGCATCGGCGCGGAGTGCGGCTGCACGATGGGACAGAACCGCCTGCTGTATCAGGGCCTGTTTATGGCGCCGCATACGACTGCACAGGCCGTCAAAACCGCCGTGTTCGGCGCACAGGTCATGCAGATGATGGGATTCGAAGTGCATCCGCTGCCGGAAGATCCACGCCATGACATCATTCAGACCATTGCGTTTGGCAAGCCGGAACCGCTGTGCCGCTTTTGCGAGGGTATTCAGGCGGGCGCACCGGTGGATTCCTTCGTGACGCCGGTTCCGTGGGATATGCCGGGATATCAGGATCAGGTTATCATGGCGGCGGGCGCCTTTGTGCAGGGCGCTTCGATTGAGCTTTCCGCAGATGCACCGATGCGTGAGCCGTATGTCTGCTATATGCAGGGCGGCTTGACTTATGCATCCGGCAAAATGGGTGTTTTGCTGGCAGCACAGCGCATTCATGCGGCCGGCTATGGAAAGTAA